In Anaerolineales bacterium, one DNA window encodes the following:
- a CDS encoding ATP-binding cassette domain-containing protein: MNVELKNVHKHFGSVHANKGINLTIPSGTIQGILGENGAGKSTLMKILSGFIQADPGSEIILDGKPVVIHSPADAIKFGVGMLHQDPLDFPPMRLLDNFLLGLPGGLFPNRKQAAQDFSLLAKEFDFSFDPDSYVDSVTVGERQQLEIMRLLFLGARVFILDEPTTGISTSQKEKLFATLKKLPEQAMTIIFVSHKLEDVESLCDQVTVLRAGEMVGETKAPYVTSNLVEMMFGKEITLGARQPAGTGDVVLSLEDVSLEDARMKIRNVDLDVRAGEVIGLAGMEGSGQGMFIRACAGLIRPVGGKVHLKGQDLTGKSYHTFKRSGVNFLPAARLEEGLVPGLSLTDHFILAEEPKGLFIDHAAGQRLAEQRIKSFNIRGAPLTPVESLSGGNQQRAELALLQDPLSLVLLEHPTRGLDIESVIYIWDKLKERCKQGASIIFISSDLEEILQYSDRLLVFFSGRVSHPIDAQSTSVEQLGQLIGGKGWAAIGDEDA; encoded by the coding sequence ATGAACGTTGAATTGAAGAATGTCCACAAACACTTTGGCAGTGTGCATGCCAATAAAGGTATCAACCTGACCATCCCTTCGGGCACCATCCAGGGGATTTTGGGGGAGAACGGGGCCGGTAAGAGCACCCTGATGAAGATTCTTTCAGGGTTCATTCAAGCCGATCCCGGCAGTGAGATTATTTTGGACGGCAAACCCGTTGTCATTCATTCACCCGCTGATGCGATCAAGTTTGGTGTCGGGATGCTGCATCAGGACCCGTTGGATTTCCCCCCGATGCGCCTGCTTGACAACTTTTTACTGGGTCTGCCGGGCGGACTTTTCCCCAACCGAAAGCAGGCCGCACAGGACTTCAGCCTGCTTGCAAAGGAATTCGATTTTTCTTTTGACCCGGATAGTTATGTGGACTCGGTCACAGTGGGGGAGCGCCAACAGTTGGAGATTATGCGTCTTTTATTCCTCGGCGCGCGCGTCTTTATTCTCGACGAACCGACGACCGGCATCAGCACCTCTCAAAAGGAAAAACTGTTCGCCACCCTCAAAAAACTTCCCGAACAGGCAATGACGATCATCTTTGTCTCACACAAACTGGAGGATGTGGAAAGCCTGTGCGACCAGGTGACGGTATTGCGCGCGGGGGAAATGGTGGGGGAGACCAAGGCTCCCTATGTGACCTCCAACCTGGTGGAAATGATGTTCGGCAAGGAAATCACGCTTGGCGCAAGACAGCCAGCCGGGACCGGCGATGTTGTCCTTTCGCTTGAGGATGTCTCGCTTGAAGATGCGCGCATGAAGATTCGGAATGTGGATCTGGATGTCCGCGCCGGCGAGGTGATCGGCCTTGCAGGCATGGAAGGCTCCGGGCAAGGCATGTTCATACGCGCCTGTGCGGGGTTGATCAGGCCCGTTGGCGGCAAGGTCCATCTCAAAGGTCAGGATCTGACCGGGAAGTCCTATCACACCTTCAAACGCAGCGGCGTAAATTTTCTCCCCGCCGCGCGGCTTGAAGAAGGCCTGGTGCCCGGTTTGAGCCTGACCGACCATTTTATTCTGGCGGAGGAGCCGAAAGGCCTGTTCATTGATCATGCTGCAGGACAAAGGCTTGCGGAGCAACGAATCAAATCCTTCAACATCCGCGGCGCCCCGCTCACCCCGGTCGAGTCGCTTTCGGGCGGTAATCAACAGCGCGCGGAACTGGCGCTCTTGCAAGACCCGCTTTCGCTGGTTCTGTTGGAACATCCCACACGCGGACTTGACATTGAATCTGTGATCTATATTTGGGACAAGCTAAAGGAACGATGCAAACAGGGTGCTTCGATCATCTTTATCTCATCCGACTTGGAGGAGATATTGCAGTATAGCGACCGCCTGTTGGTGTTCTTCAGCGGCAGGGTCTCGCATCCGATCGATGCGCAGAGTACCAGCGTGGAGCAGCTTGGTCAATTGATCGGCGGCAAGGGCTGGGCCGCGATAGGAGATGAAGATGCTTAA
- a CDS encoding FAD binding domain-containing protein, translating into MNLWQEYKRPVSVVEAVQALASALGPALPVAGGTDLLLDLKQGNHPPVHTLIDLTFIPEMGALELRGDELFIGAAVPVNRVALDPLTGAHARALVEACNLIAGPQVRNTATLGGNVAHALPAADGTITLTALEAQAEVAGVSGRRRMLFASLFLGPGKSVIDKSKEIIVGFYIPQSKKGQASCFKRIMRPQGVALPILNCAVWLEREGDTVKDIHIAVGPGGATPFRATEAESTLRDHPLNVMTFDSTLDALLGQAKFRTSARRASADYRRHIIGGLFRDTLETAWKRAE; encoded by the coding sequence ATGAACCTGTGGCAGGAATACAAACGGCCAGTCTCCGTCGTGGAGGCAGTTCAAGCCCTTGCGTCGGCATTGGGTCCTGCGTTGCCCGTTGCAGGCGGAACGGATCTGTTGCTGGACCTGAAGCAGGGCAACCATCCCCCCGTACATACTTTAATTGATTTGACCTTTATCCCGGAGATGGGCGCCCTCGAATTAAGAGGGGATGAACTCTTCATCGGTGCAGCCGTCCCGGTCAACCGCGTCGCACTGGACCCTCTGACTGGTGCACATGCCCGGGCATTGGTCGAAGCCTGTAACCTGATCGCCGGACCGCAAGTCCGCAACACCGCCACGCTCGGAGGAAACGTCGCGCACGCCCTTCCTGCCGCAGACGGGACCATCACCCTGACAGCGCTCGAGGCCCAAGCCGAAGTGGCTGGTGTTTCAGGGAGACGCCGCATGCTTTTCGCCTCGCTCTTCCTTGGACCTGGTAAATCTGTAATTGACAAAAGCAAAGAGATCATCGTCGGCTTTTACATCCCCCAATCCAAAAAGGGACAGGCATCCTGCTTCAAGCGCATCATGCGTCCGCAGGGAGTTGCGCTTCCCATTTTGAATTGTGCTGTCTGGCTCGAGCGTGAAGGGGATACTGTGAAGGATATTCACATTGCCGTCGGCCCCGGCGGGGCCACGCCCTTCCGCGCCACCGAAGCCGAATCCACTTTGCGCGATCATCCTTTGAACGTAATGACCTTTGACAGCACGTTGGATGCCCTGCTCGGACAGGCAAAGTTCCGTACCAGTGCCCGCCGTGCCAGTGCGGACTATCGCAGGCACATCATCGGCGGATTGTTTAGAGATACGCTCGAAACCGCGTGGAAACGCGCAGAATAG
- a CDS encoding GntR family transcriptional regulator: MRIVQSKSIVDQIEEILRNRIRDATYVSGGRIPSESELSEEFGVSRATVRTVLAKLAVSGLILRKHGDGTYVNPRIRGAGANVGNLWDFATLIESNGYTPLIEALSIELRAATEKESAALALEPQEKLLSMTRLFHADDQPVILANNVIPASFLHTPIEQIDGHVPIREILRKYCSQEIAFAITDIRSVLVEDEVKVVMGDELNKTMLELQLAFYSRDNLPLALGVNYFNDSILRLSLVQAWN; encoded by the coding sequence ATGCGTATAGTCCAATCGAAGTCGATCGTTGATCAGATAGAGGAAATTCTTCGCAACCGAATCCGGGATGCTACCTATGTATCCGGCGGCCGAATTCCATCTGAAAGCGAATTGTCTGAAGAGTTCGGCGTCAGCCGTGCTACGGTACGGACTGTCCTTGCCAAACTGGCCGTGAGTGGACTGATCCTTCGGAAACATGGAGATGGCACGTACGTCAACCCCAGGATCCGTGGGGCAGGCGCAAACGTTGGAAACCTTTGGGATTTTGCGACCCTGATCGAGAGCAACGGGTACACACCCTTGATTGAGGCGCTTTCCATTGAATTAAGAGCCGCCACGGAAAAAGAGTCGGCCGCACTGGCACTTGAACCACAGGAAAAATTGCTGTCAATGACAAGATTATTTCATGCCGATGACCAGCCTGTGATTTTGGCGAATAATGTGATTCCCGCATCCTTTCTACACACGCCAATTGAACAAATAGACGGGCATGTGCCCATCCGGGAAATATTGCGGAAATACTGCAGCCAGGAGATAGCGTTTGCAATCACGGATATCCGCTCCGTCCTGGTAGAGGATGAAGTGAAGGTTGTGATGGGGGATGAGTTAAACAAGACCATGTTGGAATTACAGTTGGCGTTTTACAGCAGGGACAATTTACCGTTGGCACTCGGCGTTAATTATTTTAACGACTCCATTTTACGATTAAGCCTGGTGCAGGCATGGAACTGA
- a CDS encoding ABC transporter permease, with translation MISDLFSTTVLIGILASGIRLATPYLYAAIGETFSQRSGVLNLGVEGQMLLGSFAAFYVTFVTGSLSLGLLAAILTGALMGLAMAFVTVNLHAKQGISGIGFYLFGLGMSDLLFQKLMGTVETVRGFPRVSIPVVSGIPGVGDIFFNQNILVYGAYLLVPVAWFVLNKTTLGLKIRSVGENPDAADSLGVSVVRIRYFTIILGGILSGIAGASLSIALLNVFQQNMTSGLGFIAVALVYFGAWRPWGVLGGALLFSMVNSLQLWIQVLGVPLPSEIAVMMPYILTIVVLVATASKIRAPSALTKPFEREG, from the coding sequence ATGATTTCCGATCTCTTTTCCACCACCGTCCTGATCGGTATTTTGGCATCAGGCATCCGCCTCGCGACCCCCTATCTATATGCCGCCATCGGTGAGACATTCAGCCAGAGAAGCGGTGTGTTGAACCTGGGAGTGGAAGGCCAGATGCTTTTGGGTAGTTTCGCCGCTTTCTACGTGACGTTTGTCACCGGGAGTTTGTCGCTGGGCCTGCTTGCGGCGATATTGACCGGTGCGCTGATGGGACTGGCAATGGCATTTGTGACGGTCAACTTGCATGCCAAGCAGGGCATCAGCGGGATTGGTTTTTATCTTTTCGGCTTGGGCATGAGCGACCTGCTCTTTCAAAAGCTGATGGGCACCGTGGAAACCGTGCGCGGCTTCCCGCGGGTGAGCATCCCTGTGGTGAGCGGCATTCCAGGCGTTGGCGACATTTTCTTTAACCAAAACATCCTCGTCTATGGCGCATATTTGCTTGTGCCCGTCGCATGGTTCGTTTTGAATAAGACCACGCTTGGTTTGAAGATCCGCTCGGTCGGTGAAAACCCGGATGCGGCGGATTCGCTTGGTGTGAGTGTGGTGCGCATCCGTTACTTTACGATCATTTTGGGCGGTATTCTATCCGGCATCGCAGGCGCGTCGCTTTCCATCGCCCTGTTGAATGTCTTTCAGCAAAATATGACCAGCGGCCTTGGATTCATTGCCGTTGCGCTGGTGTATTTTGGCGCATGGCGTCCGTGGGGGGTGCTGGGCGGCGCGCTGCTGTTCAGCATGGTAAATTCCCTGCAGTTATGGATCCAGGTTTTGGGCGTTCCGCTTCCCTCCGAAATTGCGGTAATGATGCCCTACATTCTGACAATCGTTGTTCTGGTTGCAACCGCCTCCAAGATCCGTGCGCCATCTGCCTTGACAAAGCCGTTCGAGCGGGAGGGTTGA
- a CDS encoding ABC transporter permease, which produces MSQEMIIIGLAGIFASAAPLIFAVVGETISERAGVINLSINGTILLSAMGGFAVAYTTNNIVLGFLAGMLIGALVSLIVAFSSITLHQSQVAVGFVLALTCRDLSYFLGNPYMGVPGPRLQAVPIPYLSELPILGQLFFRHDVITYLSFVTIIFAWIWIFRTRAGLMLQGIGEKPAAAYIRGANVNLMRYVYTIIGGALIGLAGPAFSLAIRAGWMGTISGLDGFGWIALAITIFGGWNPLRGAFGAYLFAFLQWLGLVLQPVLTQVPSQVLQVAPFPLMILTLLLVNIGNAEWVERTLAAMPESVRKVLAKLLRAMRTNPPAALGVPFERD; this is translated from the coding sequence ATGTCTCAGGAAATGATAATCATCGGTTTGGCTGGCATATTCGCTTCGGCGGCCCCCCTGATCTTTGCAGTCGTGGGAGAGACGATCTCGGAGCGCGCGGGCGTGATCAACCTCTCCATAAATGGCACGATTCTGCTCTCGGCAATGGGCGGCTTCGCGGTTGCGTATACCACGAACAATATCGTGCTCGGTTTCCTGGCGGGGATGTTGATCGGTGCGCTCGTTTCGTTGATCGTCGCCTTTTCCAGCATTACCCTGCATCAATCCCAGGTGGCGGTTGGGTTCGTCCTTGCGCTCACCTGCCGCGACCTCTCGTATTTTCTCGGCAACCCATACATGGGTGTTCCCGGTCCGCGTTTGCAGGCGGTACCAATCCCCTACCTGAGCGAGCTGCCGATACTCGGTCAGTTGTTCTTCCGACATGACGTGATCACGTATCTTAGTTTTGTTACCATCATCTTCGCATGGATATGGATCTTCCGCACCCGCGCCGGGTTGATGTTGCAGGGCATTGGTGAGAAACCGGCCGCGGCGTACATCCGAGGCGCGAACGTCAACCTGATGCGTTATGTCTATACCATTATTGGCGGCGCATTGATTGGCCTGGCAGGCCCCGCCTTTTCTTTGGCAATCCGTGCGGGCTGGATGGGAACCATCTCGGGCCTGGATGGATTCGGCTGGATCGCGCTGGCAATCACCATCTTTGGCGGATGGAATCCGCTGCGCGGCGCGTTCGGCGCGTATCTCTTTGCGTTCCTGCAATGGCTTGGTTTGGTGCTCCAGCCTGTGTTGACGCAGGTTCCTTCGCAGGTGTTGCAGGTCGCGCCGTTCCCGCTGATGATCCTTACGCTCCTGCTTGTCAATATCGGCAATGCCGAATGGGTGGAGCGTACGCTTGCAGCCATGCCTGAATCCGTACGCAAGGTGCTTGCGAAGCTGCTGCGCGCCATGCGTACCAATCCGCCGGCCGCGCTTGGTGTGCCATTTGAAAGGGATTAA
- a CDS encoding ABC transporter permease: MLKSRFGGVIFQLIALVLAFGFVSLILISVDASPTQAFKNMFTGSFGSMRKFAEVLVAFVPLLLVTAGLLVTFSSGLWNIGVEGQVVLGAIGTTWVFRYFLDSDLPPALIITLAILGGMLMGALWAAIAGLLKVFGGVNEIFGGLGLNFVATALTIYLIFGPWKRPGVASMSGTVPFPAEFSLPLVENLRISPWALGIALIGIIIIYFLLQGTYFGLRLKAVGKNFRAAYLLGIPTWQYSMYAFLICGALAGAAGAMQVAAVYNRLIPAISSGYGYLGLMVAMLINYRAIWAVPVALFFAALNIGSIQLPILMKLDSSLSGILQGALVLFVLLAEGMRQKLARRV; the protein is encoded by the coding sequence ATGCTTAAATCCCGTTTTGGAGGCGTGATCTTTCAATTGATTGCGCTTGTGCTTGCGTTCGGGTTCGTTTCATTGATCCTGATCTCTGTGGACGCCTCTCCCACGCAGGCATTCAAAAATATGTTCACGGGCTCGTTTGGCTCGATGCGTAAATTTGCGGAAGTACTCGTGGCTTTTGTGCCACTTCTGCTGGTGACCGCCGGCCTGCTGGTCACGTTTTCCTCCGGCTTGTGGAACATCGGCGTGGAGGGCCAGGTCGTCCTCGGCGCAATTGGCACGACCTGGGTATTCCGCTATTTTCTGGACAGCGACCTGCCTCCCGCGTTGATCATCACGCTTGCGATCCTCGGTGGAATGTTGATGGGTGCGCTCTGGGCGGCGATCGCCGGTCTCTTGAAGGTCTTCGGCGGCGTGAACGAGATCTTCGGCGGATTGGGGCTGAACTTCGTCGCCACTGCGCTGACCATTTATCTGATCTTCGGACCGTGGAAGCGCCCCGGCGTTGCATCCATGAGCGGGACGGTCCCATTCCCCGCTGAATTTTCCCTGCCTTTAGTGGAGAATTTACGCATTAGTCCCTGGGCCCTGGGAATTGCACTGATTGGCATCATCATCATATATTTTCTTTTGCAAGGAACATATTTTGGACTCCGTCTCAAGGCGGTCGGTAAGAACTTCCGCGCGGCATATTTGCTGGGCATCCCCACATGGCAATATTCCATGTACGCCTTTCTTATTTGCGGCGCGCTGGCGGGGGCGGCAGGCGCGATGCAGGTGGCGGCCGTATATAACCGTCTCATCCCCGCCATATCGAGCGGATATGGGTATCTTGGTTTGATGGTTGCCATGCTGATCAATTACAGGGCGATCTGGGCGGTGCCGGTGGCATTGTTCTTCGCGGCATTGAACATTGGGAGCATCCAATTGCCGATCCTAATGAAGCTTGATTCTTCATTATCCGGCATTTTGCAGGGTGCGCTAGTGCTGTTCGTATTGCTGGCGGAAGGTATGCGCCAGAAACTTGCAAGGAGGGTGTAG
- a CDS encoding ABC transporter permease, which yields MKKIFQSEWISRSVDALLPVFATLAALLVGAIMLLLLKVNPIEAYAALWDGAFGSSNAVAETLVKATPLLLVALGICIAFRGNVINIGGEGQMVVGALLATWIGLTFTNSPGWLIIVLALFAGFLGGAVWGGIPGVLKAYFNVNEILSTVMMNAIAIQLMNFLLRGPMIDPAQADLASKIPQTARLLDIFQLPRLAPTRLHLGALVAVVLAVLVYILLWRTTLGYRIRAVGQNPHASRYAGINVPRHMVMALLFAGAFAGLAGAVQVYGVNYRMITDGSASGFTGSAGFNGIVAALFGQLHPIWSIPASILFGALLVGANKMQRVVQVPSALVIALNGLVVVFVVSSEIWRRYRQRRRQVTVRDEESPPGADQPEVQKVEARQ from the coding sequence ATGAAAAAAATATTTCAAAGCGAATGGATCTCCCGCTCGGTGGATGCGCTCCTGCCTGTCTTTGCGACGCTGGCGGCACTTCTTGTTGGCGCGATCATGTTACTGCTGTTGAAGGTGAACCCGATCGAGGCATATGCAGCTCTCTGGGATGGCGCTTTTGGCAGTTCCAATGCCGTTGCAGAAACGCTGGTAAAGGCTACGCCCCTGCTTCTGGTTGCACTGGGGATCTGTATTGCCTTTCGCGGGAATGTGATCAACATCGGCGGCGAAGGTCAAATGGTGGTTGGTGCCTTGTTGGCAACCTGGATCGGACTAACCTTCACAAACTCTCCCGGCTGGTTGATCATCGTCTTGGCGTTGTTTGCCGGCTTTTTGGGCGGTGCGGTTTGGGGCGGAATCCCCGGCGTGCTGAAAGCCTATTTCAATGTCAACGAAATCCTCAGCACGGTGATGATGAATGCCATTGCCATTCAGTTGATGAACTTTCTGCTGCGCGGACCGATGATCGACCCCGCGCAGGCGGACCTGGCTTCCAAAATCCCGCAAACCGCGCGTTTGCTGGATATTTTCCAACTGCCGCGTTTGGCGCCGACCCGATTGCATCTCGGTGCGTTGGTCGCAGTGGTGCTGGCAGTGCTTGTGTATATTTTGCTCTGGCGCACCACACTGGGGTATCGCATCCGCGCGGTGGGGCAGAACCCGCATGCCTCCCGATATGCCGGGATTAATGTGCCGCGCCACATGGTTATGGCACTTCTGTTCGCCGGTGCATTTGCCGGGCTGGCTGGGGCGGTGCAAGTCTATGGCGTTAACTATCGTATGATCACGGATGGGTCGGCATCGGGTTTCACGGGCTCGGCAGGTTTTAATGGGATTGTGGCGGCGTTATTTGGACAATTACATCCCATCTGGTCCATTCCCGCCTCCATTTTGTTTGGCGCATTGCTCGTGGGTGCGAACAAGATGCAGAGGGTGGTGCAGGTTCCTTCCGCATTGGTGATTGCGTTGAACGGACTTGTGGTTGTTTTTGTGGTCAGCAGTGAGATTTGGAGACGCTACCGTCAGCGCCGCAGGCAGGTCACTGTGCGGGACGAGGAATCTCCACCGGGTGCAGACCAGCCTGAAGTCCAGAAAGTGGAGGCGCGGCAATGA
- a CDS encoding BMP family protein, with the protein MNKSKLLTVLLAFALVLSACGGGSPATEAPAAEPAATDAPAPAVEPAVPAEPFRVAVVMPSAINDLAFSQSMYDALVMIQQEMGGSEYFDFVFSDGMFVVDDAAAAIRDYASQGFDLVIAHGSQYGSSLQEIAPDFPETAFAWGTTLETFGQPNIFAYEAASHEGGYVNGVLAASLTQSKVVGVVGPIETGDAKLYVDGFVAGVKATDPTITVNVNYIGSFSDVALAAEAANTHIAAGADVMAGTAQMVVGAIGVAKENGVLWVGTQANQTSLAPEIVVANQVYRWDVVVREIMDLIAQGTLGGTSFVISLENGGEVMEYNPGFDLPADVKALADQTVQGIIDGSITITLP; encoded by the coding sequence ATGAATAAAAGCAAGTTATTGACCGTTTTGTTGGCTTTCGCGCTTGTGTTGAGTGCCTGTGGTGGCGGCAGTCCTGCCACGGAAGCCCCTGCGGCGGAACCCGCCGCAACAGATGCTCCCGCTCCCGCGGTTGAGCCCGCCGTCCCGGCGGAACCGTTCCGCGTGGCTGTGGTGATGCCGAGCGCCATCAATGACTTGGCCTTCAGCCAGAGCATGTACGATGCGCTTGTCATGATCCAGCAGGAAATGGGCGGGAGCGAATATTTCGATTTCGTCTTTTCCGACGGCATGTTCGTGGTTGACGATGCCGCCGCCGCGATCCGTGATTACGCCTCGCAGGGCTTCGACCTGGTGATCGCACACGGCTCGCAATACGGCTCCTCCCTGCAGGAGATCGCCCCTGACTTTCCCGAAACGGCTTTTGCCTGGGGTACCACCCTGGAAACATTTGGTCAGCCGAACATCTTCGCATATGAAGCCGCCTCTCATGAGGGTGGTTATGTCAACGGTGTGTTGGCGGCCAGCCTTACCCAGAGCAAAGTGGTTGGAGTTGTCGGCCCGATTGAAACCGGCGATGCCAAGCTTTATGTGGACGGCTTTGTTGCCGGCGTAAAAGCGACCGATCCAACCATTACCGTAAATGTCAATTACATCGGTTCCTTCTCGGATGTGGCGTTGGCTGCGGAAGCCGCCAATACCCATATTGCCGCTGGCGCGGATGTGATGGCAGGGACCGCCCAGATGGTGGTGGGAGCCATCGGTGTTGCCAAGGAGAACGGGGTGCTTTGGGTTGGAACTCAAGCCAACCAGACATCCCTTGCTCCCGAGATCGTGGTTGCCAACCAGGTCTATCGCTGGGATGTGGTGGTCCGGGAGATTATGGACCTCATCGCTCAAGGCACACTGGGCGGCACGTCCTTCGTCATTTCGCTTGAAAATGGCGGCGAAGTGATGGAATACAACCCCGGCTTCGACCTTCCTGCGGATGTCAAAGCGCTGGCGGATCAGACCGTCCAGGGCATCATTGACGGAAGCATTACGATCACCCTTCCGTAA
- a CDS encoding ABC transporter ATP-binding protein, whose product MTESNLLPSGRERIEKLEMRGITKRFPGVLASDKVDFDMHTGEVHALLGENGAGKSTLMKILYGLYHPDEGEILLNGKPVRISSPTDSINLGIGMIHQHFMLVPTLTVAENVALGLSSSRGPLTDLDRVSGRIVELASIYGLKIDPSAYVWQLSVGQQQRVEIIKSLYRGAALLILDEPTAVLTPQEVDELFVIMRQMVKDGHALIFISHKLHEVVEISDRVSVLRDGRKMGTRPTSETTKQDLANWMVGREVGFSPNRGKSDLGEVRLRLDQLACGSDRGTPGLRGVNLEVRSSEILGIAGVSGNGQRELAESITGLRKVTGGKIFLEGEDITGYAPAQITDRMLSYIPEERMRDGMIGEFSVAENMILREHHKMPYSQYGFLRLRDISKHAGEMIKKYQVKTPSQDTEAKNLSGGNIQKVVLAREISRTPRVILAAQPTRGLDIGATEYVREQLLEQRRKGVAILLISEDLDEILSLSDRIAVLYEGQVMDIVPREEARPEKLGLLMAGVHPEESPVQPS is encoded by the coding sequence ATGACTGAATCGAACCTACTTCCTTCCGGGCGCGAACGCATCGAAAAACTTGAGATGCGCGGCATTACCAAGCGGTTCCCCGGTGTGCTTGCCAGTGACAAGGTGGATTTCGACATGCATACCGGCGAGGTCCATGCCTTGTTGGGGGAGAACGGTGCCGGCAAAAGCACGCTGATGAAGATTCTATACGGGCTGTATCATCCGGATGAGGGCGAAATCCTTCTGAACGGGAAACCCGTCCGCATTTCTTCGCCCACCGATTCGATCAACCTCGGTATCGGCATGATCCACCAGCATTTCATGCTGGTTCCAACCCTGACAGTTGCCGAGAATGTTGCGCTTGGATTGTCATCCTCGCGCGGTCCATTGACCGACCTTGACCGCGTCTCCGGGCGCATTGTGGAACTTGCCTCCATTTATGGTTTGAAAATTGACCCGTCTGCGTACGTCTGGCAGTTATCTGTTGGTCAGCAGCAGCGCGTCGAAATTATCAAATCCCTTTATCGCGGAGCGGCCCTCCTTATTTTGGACGAGCCGACCGCCGTCCTCACTCCCCAGGAAGTGGATGAACTGTTCGTCATTATGAGGCAGATGGTCAAAGACGGACATGCGCTCATATTTATCTCCCATAAATTGCATGAAGTTGTGGAGATCAGCGACCGTGTCAGCGTCCTGCGTGACGGGCGTAAGATGGGCACACGTCCCACCTCCGAGACCACAAAACAGGACCTCGCCAACTGGATGGTTGGCCGCGAGGTTGGTTTTTCCCCCAACCGCGGCAAATCGGACCTTGGGGAGGTGCGTCTGCGGCTCGACCAGCTTGCCTGCGGCAGCGACCGTGGTACGCCGGGTTTGCGTGGTGTAAATCTTGAAGTTCGTTCGAGCGAAATTCTGGGTATTGCAGGTGTCTCCGGCAATGGTCAGCGGGAACTGGCGGAAAGCATCACCGGGCTGCGCAAAGTGACCGGTGGAAAGATTTTCCTCGAAGGCGAAGATATTACCGGGTATGCCCCTGCCCAGATCACAGACAGAATGCTTTCCTACATCCCCGAGGAACGGATGCGTGACGGCATGATCGGTGAGTTTTCCGTTGCGGAAAATATGATCCTGCGCGAACATCACAAAATGCCATATTCGCAGTACGGTTTCCTGCGCCTGCGCGACATCTCCAAACATGCCGGTGAGATGATCAAGAAGTACCAGGTCAAGACCCCTTCGCAGGACACGGAAGCCAAGAATCTCTCCGGTGGAAATATTCAAAAGGTTGTCCTGGCGCGTGAGATTTCCCGCACCCCGCGTGTCATCCTCGCCGCCCAACCCACCCGCGGACTCGACATCGGCGCCACCGAATACGTCCGCGAACAATTGCTCGAACAACGTCGTAAAGGCGTTGCCATCCTGCTCATCTCGGAAGACCTTGATGAGATCCTTTCCCTCTCCGACCGCATTGCCGTCCTGTACGAAGGTCAGGTCATGGACATCGTCCCGCGTGAAGAAGCCAGGCCCGAAAAACTCGGTTTGCTCATGGCGGGCGTGCATCCCGAAGAGAGTCCCGTGCAACCTTCGTAA